In Macadamia integrifolia cultivar HAES 741 chromosome 12, SCU_Mint_v3, whole genome shotgun sequence, the following are encoded in one genomic region:
- the LOC122057309 gene encoding PGR5-like protein 1B, chloroplastic: MAGTSTFPPPMTGSTPVEVPRINGVGPLLHRIGASLIPIRIATKNNGVFACSNRSSCSNLALAEGPSCIFVGPIETASKETLEALYRQARDAYYSGKPLIVDDMFDKVELKLRWYGSKSVVKYPRCSLRRQSTYADAEEDRSQVLALASVWTLIFAFGGLAFLVPTIYTVGHAYQDAFTSRFLSSSSTYASEFLSMLNGALLMALGSVIGYPIASASVRALQGLWRNNLVALKGPCPNCTEEVYAFVRADQSNQVPHRADCHVCQCTLEFRTKVEQSISRPSGRWVYGRIYLVPGGGTNCQQRWM, translated from the exons ATGGCCGGCACGAGCACTTTCCCTCCTCCCATGACTGGATCGACTCCTGTTGAAGTCCCTAGAATCAACGGCGTCGGTCCTCTGCTACACAGAATTGGTGCTTCTCTTATTCCGATTCGAATTGCAACGAAAAACAATGGCGTCTTCGCTTGTAGTAATCGGAGTTCTTGTTCGAATCTTGCCCTAGCTGAGGGACCTTCGTGCATCTTTGTTGGACCTATCGAGACCGCCAGTAAGGAAACCTTAGAAGCTCTGTATCGTCAG GCACGAGATGCTTATTACAGCGGGAAGCCTTTGATTGTCGATGACATGTTTGATAAAGTAGAG CTGAAATTGCGCTGGTATGGCTCGAAATCTGTTGTGAAGTATCCCCGCTGCAGTCTTAGGCGGCAATCAACATATGCAGATGCCGAG GAAGATCGCTCTCAGGTTCTGGCATTAGCAAGTGTTTGGACCCTTATATTTGCATTTGGTGGCTTAGCTTTTCTGGTGCCTACCATCTACACTGTTGGTCATGCTTATCAGGATGCATTCACTTCAAGGTTCTTATCAAGTAGCTCAACATATGCATCAGAATTTCTTTCTATGTTGAATGGCGCCCTCTTAATGGCTTTGGGGTCCGTGATTGGTTATCCTATTGCATCAGCTTCTG TCAGAGCACTTCAAGGCCTATGGAGAAACAACTTGGTGGCATTAAAGGGACCATGCCCAAACTGCACAGAGGAG GTTTATGCATTTGTGAGGGCAGATCAATCCAATCAAGTTCCCCATAGAGCTGATTGTCATGTATGTCAGTGCACTCTAGAATTCCGCACCAAAGTCGAG CAATCCATTTCAAGACCAAGTGGACGTTGGGTCTATGGCCGGATTTACCTGGTCCCGGGTGGGGGCACAAATTGTCAACAAAGATGGATGTAG